The DNA region CATATAGTCTATCCCTTCTTTACTTTGATTACTACTAAGTTTCATTGCGTATATATTGCATGCCTTGAACTCAACTACAGTGCAATAATGTACTTATTGCATTACTATATAATATATTTCACACTATTGCACATTTTGCACCGGTACGAGTTCAATAAATTATTACGGCGTTATTCTATCTGCAAATCACTTGGCACCTTAAAGGGTTTTTCATCTCATTAGAGAGCTTGAGGCATTCTGAAAGATCCACAGGCTGCACCGGAACCCATATGTAATGGTGGAGAAGTTTAGCAAGCCAGAGATGAACCGTTGCCAAGCCCATTGCCTTACCGGGGCACACCCTTCGGCCAGCGCCGAAGGGTGCGAGCCTCATGTCCGAGCCCATGACGGACACATCTTCCTTCATGAATCTTTCGGGGTTAAAATCCCATGGATCTTCCCATACAGATGAGTCATGTGCTATCGCCCACATGTTGACCATTgcagttgtgccacgtgtcactaaAACTTTGTCTATCTGGACATCATGGATTGCAAGCCGGGCCCATGAGAGCAATGGACCTGGTGGATGCATTCGGAGAACCTCCTTCACTATGGCTTGGAGGTAAGGGAGATTTGGGATGTCCGTGTCCTGCACGTGACCGTTCGGGCCCACGCAATTGTCGATCTCCTGGCGGGCTTTGGTTTGTATGTCTGGGTGTAACACCAGCCTAGCCATGGTCCATTCAAGGAGTATAGCAACTGTATCTGTTCCCCGGAATATCATTTCCTGCacaaatcaattattaatataaaatatatattaaaatataaaatatacattaaaaataattaaataatatatatttatatataaatatataataattaattttaatatataaataatatttttatttaaaatatataatacttgaaaacagtaaaaattagtaaaaaaaaattgcaaaaggaGAATTTTTTGGTGTCAAAAACATTTGTGTCGAATTTGCTTAAGGTGAAAAATGAAAAGGTGAGTCCTACCTTTTATATTTGTCTCAAACAGATAAACTTGTAGGCATAATAGaagagattaaaaaaattatatataaacggATTATTGGctgttttgtttaattatttccaTGAAATTATccatagaatatatattaaaagtggCATGCCTGATTGATTATAGTGAGGTGTATGTCAATAAACACTAGTGACTAGTGAGCTCACATTAAGCTTGGAATACTTTTTCCCTATTGAATAATGCATTATTTCTCTCAATCtttgaatatattatttaatttaagtgCTTAATGCAACGTgtgatatatctatatatatttggTGTAAGTGGCTGAaaagagagagtgagagaagagagaaaagagcaCATACCCACAAAATAGCCACCATATCCGAATCACTAAACCTTTCTTCTTTGGGCAAAGAAAGCAAAGCGCTAAGAAAATCACTCTGTCCAACAAAATCCTCAGATCTTTTTCTGTTTTCAACAATTTGACCCACCACAGTGTTGACCTTAGCCGCCAATTTTTGACACCTTCTTTTCACTCCATAGAAGTCTAAGAACTTAAAAGGGAAATAATCTTCCCAGTTGAACATGGAAATCAACTCATACCCTTCTTTAACCATTTCATCCAAAACCTCTCTTGTTTTTGAACTCATAGAATTATTATTACTACCAAACACACTCTCCAAAACATTGTTAAGAGACCCTTCTTGCAATATTCCCCTAACTTCTACCACCCCTTTCTCTTCCATCTCCTTCCATGCTCTCTCCACCATTCCATCGGCCACTTCTTGCCTGAGACTCTCTAGGCCGGAAATACTTCGTGGAGAGAACATGTGCGTGGCCGCCACCTTGCGAAGGTGGTGCCAGTACGTGCCATAGGGTGCAAATCCTATGGCACGCTCAAACATTAGCAACCTTGCTGATTGTTTGACTGGACGATCTGAGAAACTAGAACCACATAGAATTTGTCTTGCGGTGTCAGGGTGACTGCTTATGATAACAGGTTGGGATCCTAAACTCACTGCCATGAGTCTTTTCGCATTTAGCGAAACGGCCATGTCAGCGAGTTTTCTATGGGCTAGGGAGCCCATGTAGGGCAAAGTCCCCAGTATGGGCCAGCCCATAGACCAGGGATTTTTTCATAGTCCTTGTAAAGTTTTTGGTAGTTTCTCCATGCAAAGCCTCCTGGGACAAGCCAATAGTTAAGGGAGATAGCAAGAAGAGGAAAGGCTGTGGTGAGAAAGAGAGTAAGAAGTGACcataaagagaaagaagaagagaagatgcTTTCAAATGGTGAGTTTGTTCCAAGAGAAAAAAGTGCGAGAAACATGGAGATAAGTGAAAATGAGCACAATGATGGCAAGTACTTCATGTTTTGCTTgggggagaaaaaaaaaagggtaaaggATGAGAATCGAGGGAAAGAGTACTTAGTGAAGATGAGAACGGAGTGTTTGGAATTAGTGAAGATCCATTGTAGGTTTATATAGAGTTTGGAAAGTGGTGGTGGAGGTTAAGCATATTTGGTTAAGAAGGTAACCATGGTTAGGCAAATGATATGTCATATTCTAAAAGaaaccattttttaaattatttattataatataatattcgaTGTTTTATTATTGCAATTAAAAAatggaaattatttttttaatatttttatttgttgaaATTAAGAAGAAATATAATAttaaggtgaaaattcaggtgcaattgacttcacgtaaagttgatatctgagagccgttagatgaaaatttagtcaaatcaatcaaatcatttaacagctctcaaatatcaacttcacgttgAAGTCGACTTCACATTAGTTTTCACCTAATATTAACAGCGAGAATGTGTTGATTTGGTGTTTTGAAAAAAAGTACTACAAACAGTGTAATGTTTGGGAGTTGTAATGGGGGAATTATAAGGCGTTAtaacctattttttatttttcttaatgtgtttatttttatttttttattattattaaaataaattaataattttaaatgtaataaacacctaattatatatatattataaatatattaaataaaataaaataatttttgttattatctcTCTAGCATACTCATAATACATATATTCTAAAACCCTTTCACTTTATTATCTTTAAGGCTAAACTATAATTTTGATACtgtgtttaaattaaaataataaattaccaAAACTACCGTAGATAGATTTATGTGGCCGCAGATATACATAATCTAGATTCTAGAAAGATGAAAATGACAAAATTAAAAGCTCAAAAGGTATAAAAACTATTGAAAATAAACAATGtctttttactcttaaaattCGATCATTTTATCTTCAGTAAAttttctaagaaaaagaaaaatgaccaAAATGGTACTTAAAAATTTATATCgctgacaaaaataattttaaaaaatataaacgacaaataagtatttaaaaaatttaaaaacgtgATAAAAATAGttagatattaaatttatattctaAAAGTAGAGAATTTTAGAGAtcatatttttatgcaatttttgcaaacattatttgaaaaaaaaatctttttattcttaaaattaataattttatgataagtgaatttttttaaaaaaattattgtagatGATAAagttgttttgaaaaataaaagaatattctAGAGATCAAAATTTGTTCCTAAGAAGCTTTATAAGATGGGTAGAAGAAGAGACAAAGTAGGATGGGAATGAAAGCGtagaagagatgtggagggagatagCAGAAGTTATTAaaagaacaacaaaagaaagttttggtgaatttaAAGGGATAGGACCAAGGGACAAGGAGTctagtggtggaatgcgagtgtacaagaaaatataaagataaaaagggagtgctttaaagagtgatCTTTATGCCACAATGCAGATAATtgagaaaaatataaggcggctaagaaagagacaaaagtggtttgtaagtgaagtaagaacaagagcatatgagagtCTCTACCTGTCTTTGGAcacaaaagaaggagaaaaaggtatatatagaatcacaAAGAGTCGTGAAAGAaaaacgagagatttggatcaggttaattgtataaaggataaggatggagaggtgctggctcaagaggagaagattaatgaaaggtggaagagctacttcaatgagttatttaatgaaggacatAAGACTCTTTCGAGCCTTGGAtagttatgcacaagggaagaagatcaaaactttgactactatcgacgGATTCGAGACtttgaggtaaaagaggctctaaagcagatgaaaaatggcagggtagTAGGATCTGATAATATcctgattgaggtttggaaggaccttggaggaaaaggcattaattggttaaccaagctttttattgagattttaatgtaaaaaaagatgcctgatgagtggagaaagagcacattggtacctatctacaagaataaagaggatatacaaagttgcagaaactatagagggataAAGCTCATGAGCCATATCATAAAGTTATGAGAAAGAGTGATGGAATGGAGGTTgaaaaaagagacacaagtaatagagatccaatttggatttatgtcaGGTAGATCCACCACCGAAGCGATATACCTGTTAAGagggatgatggagaggtatcatagtaataaaagggatctacatatggtgtttattgatttagaaaaagcgtacgatagggtgctaagggaggtcttatgaaaggttttagaaaagaagagagtaaaaATCTCATATATTTGTGCAATTAaaaacatgtatgatggggccacaactagtgtgaagactcaaggtggtgtgacagagaaattttctattggtataggattacaccaaggATCATCCTTAAGTTCATACCATtttac from Arachis hypogaea cultivar Tifrunner chromosome 10, arahy.Tifrunner.gnm2.J5K5, whole genome shotgun sequence includes:
- the LOC112715014 gene encoding cytochrome P450 78A5, which encodes MGWPILGTLPYMGSLAHRKLADMAVSLNAKRLMAVSLGSQPVIISSHPDTARQILCGSSFSDRPVKQSARLLMFERAIGFAPYGTYWHHLRKVAATHMFSPRSISGLESLRQEVADGMVERAWKEMEEKGVVEVRGILQEGSLNNVLESVFGSNNNSMSSKTREVLDEMVKEGYELISMFNWEDYFPFKFLDFYGVKRRCQKLAAKVNTVVGQIVENRKRSEDFVGQSDFLSALLSLPKEERFSDSDMVAILWEMIFRGTDTVAILLEWTMARLVLHPDIQTKARQEIDNCVGPNGHVQDTDIPNLPYLQAIVKEVLRMHPPGPLLSWARLAIHDVQIDKVLVTRGTTAMVNMWAIAHDSSVWEDPWDFNPERFMKEDVSVMGSDMRLAPFGAGRRVCPGKAMGLATVHLWLAKLLHHYIWVPVQPVDLSECLKLSNEMKNPLRCQVICR